The Pseudofrankia sp. DC12 region CCTCGTGCCCAGCAGGACACGTGACGTACTGCTCGAGATCGCGAGCACCGGCGCCTACCGGCCGCTGTGGTCCACGGAGATCCTCACCGAACTCGATCGGACACTGCGCACACTGCTGGGCAAGCGTGGAACCTCGCCGGAAGAAATCGGCGCCTACCTCACCCGCCTCTTCCGGCAGATGACGACCACCTTCCCGGACGCGCTTGTCACGGATTGGGAGCCGCTCGTACCCACCGTCGACCTGCCCGACCCCGACGACCGGCATGTGGTCGCCGCAGCCTGGGCAGGCCGCGCCGACGTGATCGTCACCAACAACCTCGCCGACTTCCCGGCCAGCGGGCTAGGACGTCGCCGACGTGACGGCCGTCCTGCGGCAGTTGCCGACCGCGACCCGGTTCCTGGAGTCATACGGGGACATGGACACCAAGCTGGCGTTCCGCCCCGCCCCGCCGACCGCTGGTTCCGGGCCCGTGGGCGACCGGGTCAGGTCCCGCGCCGGTGAGCGCGCCGAATATGTCATCGCCTCCGGCCATGACACGCGATCTCGATCTTGAACAACGGCTGATTCTCGTAGGAATGCGACCCTCGCTTGGCACAGCTCCAGGATCACCGTCGGCGCTGGTGAAGCCCGTCCCGCCATCCCGCCCTTGGTATCCCAGCGTGGGATGGGCCGTCGTCGGGCCGCTGACAGGACACAGACTGCCCTGGGCGTTGGTGGCCGCTGCGGCGAGAACCGCCCTGGCAGGCGCTCAGCGGTACCCGTACGACACGTCCGATGCTTCGCCCCTGGTGGCTATAGGCTTGTGACCATGGCTGACTCCGGTGACGTCTCGTCGCCCCGCTACCGGCGTCCCTACGCCGTCGCGGGCAGCCTCGAGTTGCTCCGTGGCCCGGTGTCCGGCGTTGTCCGGTTGCCCGCGCACCTGGACTGGTCAGGCCATGCGGAATACGACCTGGACGCACCCGGGCGGATTGTCGATCTCTACCGCGCGGTGCTCGTCGAAGCAGCCAGCCCCCAGGACCTTTACGCCTTCCTGAACGCCGCTGTCCTGCGTCGCCTGTGGGCAGTCCTGTGGCTACCGGCTCAGCTCCGCCGGGCCTGGGAGCTGAAGTTCCCCGTCCTCGCCGAGATCACCCGGATCACCGCGACCGCGTAGCCACATGGACGAAGGCCACGAGCGCATAACCCGGGTCGCCCTCGCCGCCGGCGGCCCGTTCGGGCTCGCTCTCGCGGGTGGCTATGCCGTCGCGGCACACGGCATCGGCAGCCGCCCGAGCGGTGACGTCGACCTGTTCACCAGCTGGCGGCAGCGTGACAGGTTCCCCGACCTGGTCACGGCCGTCATCACCGCGTTGGAAGAAGCCGGGTACGGGACGTCGGTTGCCATGCGTGGCGAGACATTCGTCCGTTTGATGGTGACCGACCCGGTCGACGACCGGGCGGAGAAGGTCGAGATCTCCGCGGACTGGCGCGCGCACGACCCGATCCAGCTCGACATCGGCCCGGTTCTACACGCCGACGACGCCGTCGCGAACAAGATGTGCGCCCTGTTCGGCCGGGCAATGCCACGTGACTTCCTCGACGTCGACGCCGCGATCACGAGCGGCCGGTACACCCGCGAGCACCTGCTCCACCTCGCCGCGCAGACCGACCCAGGGTTCGACCGCCAGCTGTTCGCCGACGCGCTCGGCGCGCTCACACAGATCACCGACACCGCCTTCGCCGAGTACGACTTCAAGCCAGACGCCGTCGCCGAACTGCGCCGACGTTTCGCCGAATGGCGCCAGCTTCTCCTGGCCGACCGGCCCCAGTGATAGCCGGGGGCACCGCAGGGCCTCGCGAAGATCGCACTGCGTGTTGATCGGCTACGCTAGGTAGCGAGGTACTGGACGGCTCTATTACGGTCGCGGCCAATCTGCCAGGCCCGAATTCCACGCGACCGCCGCGACGGTTCCGGGCGAGCAACGGGGGCGCCGACGGCCACGGCTGACCGATAGTTGGCGGTGGGGGGCATTCTCGGCTGCGCGCTCGCAGCTGACCGAGCTTGCTGTCGCCTATGACGACCTGGTCCTAGACGTCGCGACCGGCCGGCGCCGGCTACCGCGGTGGCGGTCGCTGAAGACCTACCGGAGTTCGCGGTGACCGGGCCGGCCGGCGGAGAGCTGTCTGTCTCGCTCAATGGCGTCGACAACGTCGGGAAGACGACGCAGCTAGCTTGGCTGTCCCGCGCGATGCCAGGCGCCGCTCTGGTGGGCACGATTGACGCCTGGGATGTCCGGTGGCGGCAGCTGGCGGCAGGCGATTTTGCCCACTGGTGGTTTGTCGCCTCGAGTACGGCGGAGCATGTCGGGCTCCTGCTCGGCAGCCACGTGGCCCGCCGCGCCGCGAGCGGGCCGTTCGCGCTTGAGGACCGGGGCCTGCCGATGCTGCGCGCGACCTGCGCCGCCACCGCGGCGATCAAGGAGGGCCTGTCGGTCAACGCGGTCGGCTTCAGGTCAATCAGCGCCAACGCATCGCCGTGAAGATCAATCCGGTCCAGCTCTTACCCACCCCGAGTGGGGTCGCTGAACTCCTCACCGCAGCGGGCCGCCTCGTCGAGCCGTCTCGCGGCTGATCCCCGCACGCTGAGAGATCTCACGACGGGTAACCAGTGGGTCGGTGGCGGCGCTCCCCTCACTCCCACGATCCGAGGGCGCTGTGCTGTCTGAACACATGTGTGCATCCGACCCTTCGCCGGCAGGGTGCGGCCCAGGAGGCATTCCGCAGCCGAGCGAGCGCGGGAACGCCGGACGGGATCCGTCACCATCAGGTGCCCGTCGCACGCACCGGACCGGCATCGCGGCCGGGCGTCATGAGGTTCCTCGGATGCTCTGCAGGAACCTTCCTGACCCATCGTCGAGAACCCAAAATGACCAGCCGTTGCGGTGCGGGCTGACGCTCGGCTTGTAGTGGGCCACCACGGCACGAGCCGCGCCGGTAGGCGACTTGAAGCTCTGTCCCCTCATCGGCCCAGACGTGATGTCGATCCGAGAGGTCTTCAGATCGTACCTACCCTGGGTGCGGTGCCCCTCGTAGTCGGCGTAGACCGCCACCACGTCCGCCGTCTTTGAATGCTGCTTTCCCTCCGCTTCCGTCGACGCAGGCAAGGTCGGCATGCTCGTCTCAGCTACCAGGCGAGCCACCACCTCGCCTGTCGTACAGCCACCTATGCGCGCCGCCAGGGCAAGCGAGCGGTAGGTTTGATCATCCACCTCGACCGAATACGACACGAAGACCTCCCTCCCTAGAGAGAGAGATTAGAGCAATCAGAGGAGTCTAAGCAAGATGCTTAAGGGACGCTCCAGGGTCAGCTCCGGCGGCGAGCCGATCGGGCACTAACTGTTCATAGCTATGATGGTGCTGGCAACAGTTAGGAGCAGCGGTGAGCCTCGACGCCCTGCCAGCCGTGTTCCGCCTCGACCAGGCCCTCGCGGCGGGCGTCTCCACGAGGACGCTCGGTCGCCTGCGTGCGACGGGTGAGGTCGACCAGCTCGGCCGAGGTATCTACGTCAAACTCGGAGCCGTCGACCCAGCACTGGCCCCGCTCGCGGGTGCGGCGGCCCGCCAACCGCGCGCCACGCTCTGCCTGGCCAGCGCGCTCGCGCGCCACGGGCTCAGCGACGACATACCCGCCTCCCATGACATCGCACTGCCCCGCAACGTGCGGCCACCCGCAGGCTTCGCGCACGTGACCTGGCACCGCTTCACCCCGGAGACCTTCGACATCGGCCGGGTAGCGCTTGCGGTTGGCGGGGTCGACGCGGCGGTCTACTCGCCCGAGCGGACGATCGTGGATGTCTTCCGCCTGAGCCATCTCGAAGGCGAGGACGTCGCGATCGAGGCACTCAAACGCTGGCTGCGTCAGCCCGGCAACCACCCGTCAGCCCTGCTGACTGTCGCCGCGCACTTCCCCGCCACCATCCACCGGCTGCGCCGGACCCTGGAGATCCTCGTATGACCCCGACCCGCCCCACCCGGGCCACCGCCGACGGCCGCGCCTACCTGGACCTGCAGAACGCCGCCCGCCGCGGCGGCCGCGACACCGCCGAGTACCTCGCCCTCTACGCACTCGAAGGCTTCCTCGCCCGGCTCGCCGCGTCCCGCTACGCCCAGGACCTCGTCCTCAAAGGCGGAGTCCTGCTCGCCGCCTACGCCGCCCGCCGACCGACCCGCGACATCGACCTACAAGCCAACCGGCTGTCCAACGAGGTCGATGAGATCGTGACAGTCGCCCGCGAAATCGCCGCGCAGCCCCGCGACGACGGCCTCGCATACGACCTCGCCACGATCACCGGACGCGACATCCGCGACGAGGACCAGTACGCCGGCGTCCGCGTCTCGATCACCGCCCACCTCGCGTCCGCGGACATCCCGTTCCACCTGGACGTCAACTTCGGCGACCCGATCTGGCCCAACCCGGTCACCATCGCCTTACCACTCCTGCTCGGCGGCCACATGACCGTCCTCGGCTACCCGGCACACATGATCCTCGCCGAGAAGATCGCCACCGCCCTCGAACGCGGCACCGTCAACACCCGCTGGCGCGACTTCGTCGACATCGCCACCATCACCACCCACACCACGATCATCGGGACCGACCTCGCCCAGGCCCTCCAGATCGTCGCCGACCACCGCCGCCTCACCCTCACCCCGCTGGCCCCGCTGCTCGCTGGCTTCGGCGCCTACGCCCAGCCGAAATGGCGAGCCTGGCGACGCCGCCAGCGACTCGAAGCCACCACCCCAGAACTCTTCGACGACCTTGTCACCACCTGCTGCGCACTCGCCGACCCCATCATCCGCGGCGAAGCCACCCACCACCTCTGGCGCGACGGCGCCTGGCAACCAGCCTGATGTGAGGCTCGTCGGCCGTTCGCCGGCCTCCGCCGGGTCGGACTGCGCGACGGCGGCCTTGCGCGGTGTGGTCCGGTCGGACGCAGTACCGCGGCGCAGGCCCGCCAGTCGCCGGCGCGGCCGGTTCATCACAGCCGGGTCGGCACAGACGGTCCGCCGATCCACCGCATTCGTTCGTTCATAGCATCGCGATATGTACGAATGGCTGGGATCGCGTTCGGTTGTCCACAGACTCCCCTCGCCGACGTCCCGTTGCTCGACCGAAACTGTCGAGGCGGCCGTGCGGGACCATCGCTCAGCAACGCCGCCCACCCAGCGAGCTCTCTCGCGCCTAAAGATCATGAATGCGCCACGATTTTGATCTTTATAGTCGAAGTCGAGACGAGTAACAGCGGGCACCCGCCGACCCGATTTGCGGCATCGCACCGCCGGAACGTGGCGGCAGAAAGCGTTTGCCGGGCATGGTGCGTTCCGGGAAGGTGAACGTATGACGCTCTGACCGACGGCAACAGGTCCTTTCCAGTCTTCACGGGGCTGATCCCGCGCCGTGACGCTGTCGGTCACCCTCCGCCCCAGAGGAAGTAGAGCGTTCTTCGTGTCTCAGCTACCCGCAGGCCAGGAAGCTGGTCAGGATTCCGCCAAGGCCAAGGCCACGACGGCGTTGGCGTCGGTTGCCGTGTTCGCGTCTGACGCGAGTTGGATGGAGCCCGAGGCCCTGGTGCAGTGTCGCCAGGTCGCCGTCCTCGACGGCATGGTCCACGTCGCCGCGATGCCGGACCCACATCCTGGCAAGGGGCGCCCCTATCGGCGCGGACCGGCGCGGGCCGTCCCCGCTGTTCTGGTCCCACGTCGGCCCGTACGGGAGATTTCACCTCGATATGGACAGCAGGCTCGACATCACCAGGAGGTAGGCCTACCTCGCATGGCCTCGGTGCCGCATACTGCCGGTCGCCGTGATGCGGCGACGGGCCCTTCCACAGCTGGTGCTCTCCTGGTCTGCGTTCAGCGTGAAGTGCGGTGAGTAGTGCCGCCGGCCTTGTCCTCGTCCGGCCAGAAGAGAAGTCGTATTGCTCACCCGTCCCCTCTAGCCATGGAACTCCGATCCCCAGCAAGGAAGACCCGCACCGCGCTAGAGCAGCACAGTGTCTACACGCAGGAAATCACTGGCAGGGATGCCGAACGACTGAGCGGCCAGGATCCAGCGAATCGTCCTCACTCCCCGCTCGTGCGCAGTTCCCAGGGCCGATCGCCGACCCGCAGCGTGTCGTAGCCAAGGTCGTAGATACCGCGGCAGAACGCGCTCAGGCCAGCGGCGCTGCTGACGGCGGGCCCGACTATGGGAAGTGTGAAACCAAGCTTCATTGGCGCGTCTTTCGGTGATCCGTCAACCGTTTGCTCAGACGGGAAGTTCGGTGATGCTGAGGGCGAAGTCCAAGTTCCCCACCCCGTGGTTGGCGAGGCAATGCCAGTGAGCGGAGCTTGATCGCGTTTGCGGAGTGGTCTGGCTGGGTCTTGACCGGCGGTCACGGTGGGTGACGGTCGAGGGGTGGGGTGGCCGCGGGTGGCCGGGTGGTGTGACACGCCCGGCTGAACGGGGAACGTCCGGGTTGCGGCGATGTGGGTGGATCTCCGGGTAGAGATCGGGTGTCGAATCCATTTTCCCTGGCCCGGAGTCCGCTGTGTCTTTCTACTCTGTCGTGGCGTCGGTCGTGCTGCCTGGGGTGGCTGGCGGGCTTGCCGGTGCGGGGCTGGTCGCGTTGCGTGCCGGGGACGTGGCGGTGGGGCGGGCGCGGACGGCGGGGCGGCGCGGGGGTGGGCAGGCGCCGGTGGCGGAGCGGCGGTCGTTGCTGACGCTGGCGGACGGGGCGCGGCCGGTCGGGCAGGGCGATGACATCGTCATCTACCGGCCTGTGCTGCGCGGTGTCGCGAGGACGTATGACGACGGCCAGATCCGGGTGGTCGGCCGGGCGGCGGACTTCGTGCGTCTCGGGCTGCTGGAGGCCGAGATCGACCGGCTGCTCGGTCCTGACGCGATCAACAGGCTGGTCGGTGAGCTCGCCGCGGGGAACGACGCCCCGGCGGCCGGCCCGGCCCTGGCCGCCGACGAGGTGGCCGGTGGGCAGGAGGGGGATACGGCGCGGGTGTTGACCCGGCCGGTGCTCGCGCGGGCGCTGATTCTGGGGATGGTCATGGCGGACACGTCGTGGGATGACGTGCTGGCGGCCCTGTTCGGTGAGCTGGCGGAGGTGCCGTTCACCGCGTGTGGTGCGGTCCCGGCGGGGTCGGGGTTCTCGAGGGCGCGGCGCGCCCTGCCCGGCGCGGTGCTCGACGAGCTGTGTGCCCGGCTGCTCGCCGCGGTGCGTGGCGAGTTGTCCGGCACCGACGGCGCGCAGGCGCTGACGGCGGGGAGCTTCCGCCTCGCCGGGTTCGACGGGACACTGGTCCGGCTGCCCGACACCGCGGACAACCGGGCGTTGTTCGGGGCGGGCACCGACCCGGCGCCGTACCCGCATGTGCGGCTCCTGCTCGACAACGATGCCGGGACGAAGGCGCCGCTCGCCTACGCCTACGGCCCGTCGAGCGGGGCGAAGGACGTCGGCGAGCAGGCCCTGCTCGAGCAGGTCGCCGAGGCGCCCGGGCTGCGCCGGCCTGACCTGCTGCATATCGGTGATCGCAACTTTCCCGGCGCCGACCGGCTGGAGCGCCTCGCCGCGGACGGGATGAAGCTGCTCGTGCGGCTGCCCGGCGGGATCACCGTGCGCCGGGTCGGGGACTGGCTGCCCGACGGGTCGTTCCTCGCTGACCTCGGTGCCGAGAAGGTCCTGGCCGGCTGGCGGGTCGTGGAGTACGACGTGTTCGCGGGCGGGGTCCACACCGGTGAGACGTTCGCGGTGGCCACCAACGTCACCGACCCCGCCGCGCTGTCCGCCGCGCAGGCCGCCGACGCCTACCACGCCCGCTGGGGCGCCACGGAGACCCCGCTGCGCGAGCAGAAAGCGGCCCTCCACCGCTCCGGGCCGGGCAGCGGCCCGATGCTGCGCGCGACCGACCCGTTCGAGGCCGCCCAGGAGATCCCCGCCTGGATCCTCGCCACCAGCCTCATCCGGGCCCTACAGCGCACCGTCGCCGCCCAGGCCACCCCCGCGGCCCGTGGCGCCCACGCCGGCCAGCCCGTCCTCGTGCGCGCGCTGTCCTACAAGGCGGCCCGGCACGCGGCCCTCCGCCACCTCGGCTGCGCGACCGCGGGCCTCCCCGACGAGATCATCCAGACCCGGCAGCGGCAGGCCCTCCACACCCTCGGTCGCCGCCGCCACACCCTCGGCCGCGGCCGCACCCGCGACCGCGCCGCCAAGAGCGCCTCCGACTTCCCGACCGCCCGCCCCGGCATCACCACCCGCAAGGTCACCTACACGGTCCGGATCTGCGGGCCGATCCGCAACCAGACGCCCGCCACGCTCTCACTGATCACCAACGGTGATCACATCACCGACAGCGACCACATGCCGGAACAAGCCAAGGCCGCCTGACAGACGCGATCAAGCACCAGTCACTGGCATTGCCGCGACGGCCCGGACGGCGGCTGATTCGGAGGTATGACTGGCGCGTATACGGAGGACGCGCGCGACGGCAGCGGCCCGAAATGACGGCGGGTGGCGGATCGAGGGACTCATTGTTGGGTCTCCAAGAGAGTAGCTGTCGCGCTCTCACTTTCGTTGCTGGTACCGCCCCCCCGCTTGACCCCGTTTCTGCTGGGTCGCCTGCCGGCGGCTTCCTACCGCTGGCGATGTCGGTGGTTAGGAAATTTGTTCGCGGGCGACAGCAGTACCACACCTTCTCTGCTCCGCGCTAGATGCTTCGTCACGGATGACGTCTATCTACTCGGTAGTAGATAACTCGGGCGCGTGCCGCCGGGGGGCTATGTGACGGCCACGTTAACAGAAATTGTGTGACGTGGATCATATTATGTACGGATAGTGACCGCAGGAAGGCCTCACGTCGCGACAGAGTGCCGGTTCTAATGGCGCACGGGCCGTCGGAGACCTGCGTGTTTGGTCCGGGGTTGGTGGTGGTTGGGTTGCTGGCCATCGTTCGGCTTCTACTTTCCGTGGCGAGCTAGTTGATCATTTGGTGGGGCTCGTCCTTGCGCTGACTCCTATTGGTCCTTCATTTTCGGTGGTCCCATCGCGGTCACCGGAGTTCGCGTCTGGTTTCCGTGCTGGCTTTGTCCTGTGCCCTTCTTGCTGGTTTCGGGATCGGAGTCGGTGTGTTGGCGACCCTGTTGGTGCGTCGGGTGTGGTCCGTGCGCGTTCTGGTGGTGCTGCTGGCGACCGCTCTGGTGTCGACGGCGGTCGCGTCCGTACCGGCGCTGCGGTCCCCGGCGCGGGCGGTCACGCCGCCGGCCGCCGACCAGGGGCCGGCGGAGCGGCCGGACCTGGTCTCGGCGCAGCTGACGGCGCGAGCGCAGAAACGCCGCATCGAGGTGACCGGCCTGCGGACCGAGTCGACGACGGCGTACGTGAACCCCGACGGGACGATGACCGTCGACTCCTACTCGGGCATCCGGCGCGTGCGAGCTGGGGACGGCTGGGCGGACGTCGACACGACCCTGGTGGTCGCCGACGGCAAGGTGACGCCGAAGGTGACCAAGGCGGGCATCGTCCTGTCGGCGGGCAGCCAGTCCGCCGGTGACGTCGCGACGCTCATCGACGGAGACCGGACCGTCGCCTTCGGCTGGGCGTCGGCGTTGCCGGCGCCGGTGCTGAAGGACAACACCGCCACGTACAAGGGCGTCGCCGCGGACACTGACCTGGTCGTGACGGTGACCGCGACCGGTTACGACCTGCAGATCGTCGCCTACACGCCCGCCGCCGCCCAGGCCGCGTTGCGGGTGCCGATGCGGCTGCACGGGGTCACGGCGTCACGGACCCCGGGTGGGGAGACGCAGCTGTCCGCGGGCGGGAAGGTGACGGCCCGGTCGCCGGCGCCGCTGATGTGGGACGCGCACGTCGACCCGACGAGCAGGCAGCCGACGGCGACGAGGACGGTGGACGCGACCCTGGACACCGCCAAGGCGGACGCGCCGACGCTGACGCTGAAGCCCGACAAGACGTGGCTGACGGACAAGGCGCGGCAGTACCCGGTGACGATCGACCCAGCGGCGACGCTCGCGGACAACCTCGACACCGACGTGAACAGCGCCAACCCGACGACGAACTACGACACGTATTCGCAGCTGCGCCTGGGCAACCTCAACGGCAACTCGGTGAACCGCTCGTTCCTGCGTTTCGACGACTCGGCGATCAAGGGCAAGCACGTCACGTCGGCGGTGCTGAACCTGTGGCAGGGCGGCTCGCAGACGTGCACGGTCGAGCCGATGGTCGTCGAGGGCTCCGGCCTGATGGGCCCCGGCACGACCTGGAACAGCCAGCCGACCGCCGACGGCGTCGTCTGGGGCTCGGGGACGTTCAACAACGGCGGCTCGTGCACCGGCTCGGGCGGGACGAACATCGACATCACCGGGCTGGTTTCGGCGTGGTCGAGCAACGGCTTCGCCTCGCCGGAGGCGCTGACGATGCGGGCGTCGAACGAGTCGGACACCAACCAGTTCAAGTGGTTCTACTCGGGCGACACGATTCTCGCGCCGCACATCTCCGTCACCTACAACTCCTACCCGGCGACGGTCTCGGGCCGGTCGACGGCGCCCTGTCTGGCGCCGTGCGCCGTCAGCCCGTCCCCGGTGCTGACGAACACGACGACGCCCACGCTCTACGGCGGGTCGTACGACCCCGACGGCACGGCGGTCCGGGTCGACTTCGAGGTCTGGAACGCGAACGCCACCACCGACATCGCGAACGGATCCGTCTCCAACATCGCGGCGAACAGCACCGGCGCGTGGACCGTGCCATCGGGCCTGCTCGCGAACGGCGGGTCGTATGAGTGGCGGGCCCGCGGGTTCGACGGGACGGACTACTCGAAGGCCTGGTCGACGTGGATCCCGTTCGCCGTCGACACGACCGCCCCGGCCGCGCCGTCGGCCGTCAGCTCGACGGTCTGGCCGTCCGGCGGCTGGGGCTCGGCGACGTCCGGCACCTTCACCTGGACCTCACCCGGCGGCGACACCAAGTCGTTCCTGTATGGCCTGGACCAGCCGTCGCCGTCCACCGAGACGACCTCGACCACCACGGCCACCCTCGGGCCGACACCCGGTCTGCACAAGTTCTACGTGCGTACCAAGGACACGTCGGGCAACCTGTCGTCGGTCGTCTCGTACAGCTTCGGCGTGGGCACCGGCGCGCTAGCGCAGCCGGACGAAGGCGCGCGGATCCAGCGGTACACCACGCTCGAGGGCCAGGCACCGTCGAGCCAGGTGTCGGTGCGCTACCAGTACCACTGGGGCTCCAACACGTCGACCACCTGGGTGGACATCCCGACCTCCGACGTCGTCATCGCGGGGACCTCGACGCACCCCACGGCCTGGCCGGTGGCCCGCAACGGCTCGGCCCTGTTCGACAAGCTGACGTGGGACCTCGGCACCACGATGGCGAACTACTCGGTCCCGGACGGCGCGGACCAGATCCGCGCCTGCTTCACGGACTCGTCCTCGACGGTGTCGTGCACCCCGGCCCGCACGGTGCAGTACTCCCGCCGCGCGTTCGCCGACGCGGACGCGACCGCACCGGTCGGCCCCGGGACGGTGGCGCTGCTGACCGGTGACTTCGCGGTCTCCGCCACCGACGTGTCCATGCCCACCTACACCGGCAGCCTGACCGTCGGCCGTACGGACACGACACTGTCGAGTGCCGGTGGACTGGTTGTCGACCCGTCGTCGCCGGCGGCGGTCGGCTGGGCCGGCAACGGCTGCACCGCGGCCGGCAACGCGGTGACGGCGTCGTTCACCGCGCCGGCGAACGCGCTGCTGCTCGCGTTCGGTGACACCGCGTCCAACGCCTCGGGCGCGAGCAACGGGCCGTCGCTCTCGGACTCCGGTGGCCTGACCTGGACCCAGATCGGCAGCTCCGGCGCGAGCGCGACCAAGGACGAGGCCGTCGCCTGGTGGGCGAAGACGACCGGGTCCTCGGCGCGCACGGTGACGCTGCACGCGTCGAACAACGTGTGCACGAAGTTCCTCAAGGTCATCGTGCTGACCGGCGCCAACCTGATCAACCCGATCGCCGCGACGAACATCGGTCCCGCGACGACGGCGGAGGGCGTGCTCAACCAGTCCGTCACGTCGACGACGGCCGGGTCGATGGCGTTCGCGGCCGTGGCCGACTGGAACGCCGCGGGCACCCCGACACCTGGCACCGGCGTCACGCTGGCCGGTAGCTACTCCCAGTTCGACGCGACCGGGGCGGCCCTGTACCGGACCGCGCCGTCGACGACGTTCGGCCAGACGATGACGATCTCCACCACGGCGCCGACGACGGCGACGAACTCGTGGGTCATGTTCGAGGTCCGGCCCGCCGTCGCCGCGACGACACCCGCCGCGACCGGGGTGTTCGGCCCCGGCTGGACGGCGTCCATGCCGGGCCCGGACGCCGGCCGCGCCGACGAGTCCCTGGCCGACTTCACCGACTCCCAGGGCTACGTGACCCTGACCGACGAGACCGGGGTCCAGGACGTCTACCTCCGGTCCGGCACCGGCGCCTACCCGTACGCCTACACCGGTGTCGGTGACTCCGGGTCGGACGGGTCGAAGCTGGTCAAGAACTCGGCGACCCAGTTCACCGCGACCGACGACGACG contains the following coding sequences:
- a CDS encoding DNRLRE domain-containing protein — its product is MRVLVVLLATALVSTAVASVPALRSPARAVTPPAADQGPAERPDLVSAQLTARAQKRRIEVTGLRTESTTAYVNPDGTMTVDSYSGIRRVRAGDGWADVDTTLVVADGKVTPKVTKAGIVLSAGSQSAGDVATLIDGDRTVAFGWASALPAPVLKDNTATYKGVAADTDLVVTVTATGYDLQIVAYTPAAAQAALRVPMRLHGVTASRTPGGETQLSAGGKVTARSPAPLMWDAHVDPTSRQPTATRTVDATLDTAKADAPTLTLKPDKTWLTDKARQYPVTIDPAATLADNLDTDVNSANPTTNYDTYSQLRLGNLNGNSVNRSFLRFDDSAIKGKHVTSAVLNLWQGGSQTCTVEPMVVEGSGLMGPGTTWNSQPTADGVVWGSGTFNNGGSCTGSGGTNIDITGLVSAWSSNGFASPEALTMRASNESDTNQFKWFYSGDTILAPHISVTYNSYPATVSGRSTAPCLAPCAVSPSPVLTNTTTPTLYGGSYDPDGTAVRVDFEVWNANATTDIANGSVSNIAANSTGAWTVPSGLLANGGSYEWRARGFDGTDYSKAWSTWIPFAVDTTAPAAPSAVSSTVWPSGGWGSATSGTFTWTSPGGDTKSFLYGLDQPSPSTETTSTTTATLGPTPGLHKFYVRTKDTSGNLSSVVSYSFGVGTGALAQPDEGARIQRYTTLEGQAPSSQVSVRYQYHWGSNTSTTWVDIPTSDVVIAGTSTHPTAWPVARNGSALFDKLTWDLGTTMANYSVPDGADQIRACFTDSSSTVSCTPARTVQYSRRAFADADATAPVGPGTVALLTGDFAVSATDVSMPTYTGSLTVGRTDTTLSSAGGLVVDPSSPAAVGWAGNGCTAAGNAVTASFTAPANALLLAFGDTASNASGASNGPSLSDSGGLTWTQIGSSGASATKDEAVAWWAKTTGSSARTVTLHASNNVCTKFLKVIVLTGANLINPIAATNIGPATTAEGVLNQSVTSTTAGSMAFAAVADWNAAGTPTPGTGVTLAGSYSQFDATGAALYRTAPSTTFGQTMTISTTAPTTATNSWVMFEVRPAVAATTPAATGVFGPGWTASMPGPDAGRADESLADFTDSQGYVTLTDETGVQDVYLRSGTGAYPYAYTGVGDSGSDGSKLVKNSATQFTATDDDGTQTVYQAVTVNGATTWPVASVVEPGSGTTSSFTTDSAGRTTRILAPVPAGITCITLVAGCRALTLTYASSTTATGTTQATWGDYVGRLTAIAMSLNGNPAVTVAQYAYDSNGLLRSAKDPRTGLATTYGYDSLNRLTTVTPPGQATWTMAYDGSGRLLTASRPTPVGATATQTVAYDIPVTGTGAPIDLSSGQAANWAQTDLPIYGAGVFAADHVPASPPTATDWPYASLTYLDTDGRAVNAASYGNNAWQISTTEHDANGNVVRSLSAENRDQALSPTADTDPSVAALTTSAARSQLVDDQTVYSSDGVLVTDTYGPTHPIIDNSGGRYSAREHVHTDYDQGAPSAPDPYRLPTTVTTTARTLTGTDVDPRKTVNGYEAKTGADPSTSGWTLRKPTTVTTWMGGGTTPDIVKTTYYNAAGNVVESRQPKANNTGTDAYTTLTTYYTATGTGSCVNASWTGLACTSGPAAQPSTGNPLPVTTNTYNDLAEPLTSTDSVTVSGTTTTRTTTDTYDSAGRKTSEAIAASPAANGGTALPTATYGFDPATGLATTTTASGITLTTGYDSWGRVTSQTDADGNSASSSYDIDGRVATSSDGKGTYTYTYDGVAGEHRGLVTSLNVGAGSAPSTFSATYNGDGSMTTETYPSGLVAKTRYDNSGDANALTYTMGTTPWMTFAQANSIYGQVRLDSTPQGGRTLGYDPSGRLASVADTASFGSGTALCSTRVYAYDAESNRASLTSYPDAGGSDTGTCSTSTSPTGFGFGYDQADRLTNSGYTYDLFGRTTTDPYPPNGTSATIGYYVNDQVASETVGSTTRTYATDPARRIRSWTDGSSTSINHYTSSSGDDPAWIGTGTAWTRNIVGIDGSLAASQDNAGTVTLQLANLHGDIVATVADSTSATSLASYADNTEFGLPYFTSAAYPTYGWLGGKQRSRNTLSGLTLMGVRLYDPDLGRFLQTDPVPGGSANAYDYCNADPINCTDVDGQWPHLRKMWKKLQKAGLNLANNKLITLCTNFAPGQLGMACGLTQVIGYSLNGQFRNAAGVGLGMAVGAGVGAAIDRYGMAVLARRVVRPRSVRAPRLSRVERFAVAAYRRTKGRPWSYPKYVAGVSSANTTATYVSGSRASWDPYW